A single Anopheles arabiensis isolate DONGOLA chromosome 2, AaraD3, whole genome shotgun sequence DNA region contains:
- the LOC120898304 gene encoding hornerin isoform X11 has protein sequence MKEMVGGCCVCSDDRGWSENPLVYCDGQSCAVAVHQACYGIVTVPSGPWYCRKCESQERPARVRCELCPSRDGALKRTDNQGWAHVVCALYIPEVRFGNVTTMEPIILQLIPQERYNKTCYICQDMGKGSRANVGACMQCNKSGCKQQFHVTCAQQLGLLCEEAGNYLDNVKYCGYCQHHYSKLKKGGNVKTIPPYKPISHEANSSDGPSSPEKEMEPPPPQQHSSSSAAGSGGTGGGGGGGGGGGGSGAGGSSSSSSGLKASSRLSGEPSVGGSSSTSSSSSSSSSKQRKSSSASKSSSGSGSGASLSSSSSSSVLASGGGGGSGASGSGGMSGNSSMSTSSSSSSSSGVSSMSGSGGSGSVSNSGGSGIGGSGIAGSVGGSGSSKTSSGSSGGTGGGGSSGSSSKEKDKYSKSRDKSSKSSKSSSSSSTSGGSGSNFNNSTSTSSSAGGSSSQSKDVDMGGTAGSSSGSMGALGANASSQSSSQSGYSSTAGGGGSGPGGSSSSSSGSSSNSSSKHHSDKPDKGSGGGGGSSQGGGPLSTNSGVGSGRAASLSPAAIPTTLIIKPPQDHTGGSGKEPLSKEAIAKMSTSSNFTETIVVNSESVFNHAGSGSGNAGSTSVIESGKLAMGGSGGASSGGSGGSYGGSTGPTGGSSTGSSSSSSGGKKRKADARSTSTSSVSSSEMLDANRDLIRDVAVSLVPLSLSKNDHIDPSSIAAHEKSVKKAKTETSSPLPHPATALPAPEPNLQNVTPNLIQSAHTSSIISSASSSSASSSSSGKHQQQQQQQQHHHHQPTPHSPQQPASSQHTPSLVVSVPLSTATVPGVNLPASNNSNSSSHTGSSSSSSSSSNVNHSASSNSNSTPNIVSPGHHQGSDRGGGGGGSHINNNNNSNSNSGGNSNLYQQISHRAGDQLMNASTNRSSPVIQQQSTAQNIIQSSSSSSSTAGSSSSSTSGPSIGHHHLERQSPSMRSSPAGVTTGGANVITSLHHSQSQQPDLLSPAGGGATVLQSVSPVPMSTIQRTSSPSTLHAGDNSSSGGGGGGLKFGYEKQAPTTNARIAALQEEEASTGRRSRSHSRERSGGNGGNNSTGGAGNTGVGGGVSSGGSGGGGKTRTSKKRSQQQQQQQQQQQQQSQLPPDRGSPSIGIESSASGGSHRRGSSPSPSRRSSHGGGGGSGQSYSYGPAVDRNVDDHSPSQYHPSSSGGSNAPAAGGNNASNNGSVLSMAAGTGSATASVVVGNSSSQNSHHHQHLTPHQQQQQQQQQHSHHHHHHQPQQQQQQHHHQQHHQHHQHSHHQQHSAAMGDKLSSGGGTSAAPSSLHYSTGSSHSASSQHSSSAIANSNASNVTSTISSVASNTGPGATAAAAAAAASVATSSIASMSASSSTSSTAHSNNSSTSAAARNDGGSSSAGVHPVIEMAGSHGGSQSYQHQHHHHHTSGGIISGYSQNASSNSSASIKSHQNTNNGSNMESFHQQQQHHHHHQQQQYHGGGSGSHSVLSGSGNSGNSSISISSNSNNLSSNNNTSTITTTTTTNTTNITTTSNSSSNSGNNSNSKNTTIISSNSGNLSGTAGNSNTNNSTGSNHNLSNSSSSSSSGGTIVTAAANPNKKHRGASHHPSIVELSPSPSTSRTPEMIVSSGGVPYSMSSTMTAASSSSYGGSSGGGGGGLKFSYEAQPTNPLAAVSTASMMGSSGSVIAAPQVKDSPPSSPGSDAGGSTAGTAIVSGRGTKRNRKMSSNAAAVNSGAGAVPTTSVAGQTGGPSIVPASIVAGGSADAKDGKLFQNGGSSSAAAGGSVVSATHMLGNQLNPSSSVAQKMSDQLSMEIEAHAYVPGPIDAVPTLMGPQFPGKNRTNNSQSMPVGAGGGGNSLSSMLTGGATATANGNTPQSLEQLLERQWEQGSQFLMEQAQHFDIASLLSCLHQLRSENIRLEEHVNNLVARRDHLLAVNARLAIPLNPTAALGGVGMIGGSGGSGPGAGGAATGGAGVGGAGIGSLPGQFNNIHGNGPIDANVITNASAVSNRSSRGQHGPNQQQPGQQGPAGHFGSVVGSNASGGGLPQENGIDFRHTNSSHPATNSASISEKPNTIYVNF, from the exons ATGAAGGAGATGGTCGGTGGATGTTGTGTCTGTTCAGACGATCGCGGCTGGTCGGAAAATCCGCTAGTGTACTGCGATGGTCAAAGCTGTGCCGTGGCCGTGCACCAGGCGTGCTACGGAATCGTGACCGTGCCGAGTGGTCCTTGGTACTGTCGGAAGTGTGAGAGTCAGGAGCGTCCGGCTCGGGTGCGCTGCGAGCTGTGCCCGTCCCGCGATGGGGCGCTCAAGCGGACGGACAACCAGGGATGGGCGCATGTCGTCTGCGCCCTGTACATTCCCGAGGTGCGTTTCGGGAACGTGACGACGATGGAGCCGATCATCCTGCAGCTGATCCCGCAGGAGCGATACAACAAGA CATGCTACATCTGTCAGGATATGGGCAAGGGGTCCCGTGCGAACGTAGGAGCCTGCATGCAGTGCAACAAATCGGGCTGCAAGCAACAGTTTCACGTCACCTGCGCCCAGCAGCTCGGCCTGCTGTGTGAAGAAGCTGGCAACTATCTGGACAATGTAAAGTACTGCGGCTACTGCCAGCACCACTACAGCAAACTG AAAAAGGGAGGCAATGTGAAAACGATCCCACCCTACAAACCCATCAGCCACGAGGCCAACTCGAGCGATGGACCGTCGTCGCCggaaaaggaaatggaacCGCCCCCACCCCAGCAACACTCCAGCAGCAGTGCGGCCGGATCAGGTGGAaccggtggaggtggtggcggtggtggtgggggtggtggtagtggggccggtggcagcagcagctcgagcagTGGGCTCAAGGCCAGCAGCCGGTTGTCGGGCGAACCGAGCGTCGGCGGCTCATCGTCTACCTCTTCCTCgtcatcgtcctcctcctccaagCAGCGCAAGTCCTCGAGTGCGTCGAAAAGTTCGAGCGGATCGGGCTCCGGCGCATCGCTttcgtcgtcctcctcgtcctcggtGCTGGCGTCCGGCGGGGGTGGTGGTTCCGGGGCCAGCGGATCCGGTGGTATGTCCGGCAACTCCTCCATGTCCACCTCATCGTCTTCGTCCTCTTCGTCGGGCGTTTCAAGCATGTCCGGTAGCGGAGGCAGCGGTAGTGTGAGCAACAGTGGTGGCAGTGGAATCGGTGGCTCGGGCATTGCCGGAAGTGTGGGCGGCAGTGGTTCCAGCAAGACCAGTTCCGGCTCGTCCGGCGGAACTGGTGGTGGCGGTAGTTCGGGCAGCAGTTCGAAGGAAAAGGATAAATATAGTAAAAGT CGTGACAAAAGCTCGAAATCATCGAAATCAtcgagcagtagcagcacgAGCGGAGGAAGTGGAAGCAATTTTAACAATAGTACAAGTACAAGCAGTTCTGCCGGTGGCAGCTCCAGCCAATCGAAGGATGTCGACATGGGTGGGACGGCCGGTTCTTCTTCCGGGTCGATGGGTGCGCTGGGTGCGAATGCGTCCTCGCAATCTTCATCGCAAAGTGGCTACTCGTCGACCGCaggcggtggcggcagtggACCCGGAGgtagctccagcagcagcagcggcagcagcagcaactcctCCAGCAAACATCATTCTGATAAGCCCGATAAAGgaagtggcggtggtggtggcagcagTCAAGGTGGTGGCCCTCTGTCAACGAATAGCGGCGTCGGATCGGGACGGGCGGCTTCCCTCTCCCCGGCAGCGATTCCGACGACGCTCATCATTAAGCCGCCGCAGGACCACACCGGTGGCAGCGGGAAGGAACCACTGTCCAAGGAAGCGATTGCAAAAATGAGCACCTCGAGCAACTTCACCGAAACGATCGTCGTCAATTCGGAGTCGGTGTTCAATCATGCCGGCTCGGGTAGCGGGAACGCTGGTTCCACGTCCGTGATCGAGAGCGGCAAGCTGGCGATGGGAGGGTCGGGCGGGGCGAGCAGCGGTGGCTCGGGCGGTTCGTACGGTGGCAGCACGGGCCCCACAGGTGGATCGTCCACCgggagtagtagtagcagtagcggCGGCAAGAAGCGAAAGGCCGATGCACGCTCGACATCAACATCGTCGGTCAGCAGTAGCGAGATGCTGGATGCTAACCG TGACCTGATTAGGGACGTTGCCGTATCGCTTGTGCCATTGTCGCTGAGTAAAAACGATCACATTGATCCGTCGTCGATCGCAGCACACGAGAAGAGTGTGAAGAAG GCGAAAACCGAAACCAGCTCCCCGCTGCCCCATCCGGCAACGGCGTTGCCAGCGCCGGAACCGAACCTCCAAAATGTCACACCCAACCTCATCCAGTCGGCGCACACATCGAGCATCATCTCATCCGCTTCATCGTCTTCagcgtcctcctcctcctccggcaagcatcagcaacagcagcaacagcagcaacaccaccatcatcag CCAACGCCTCACTCGCCTCAGCAGCCAGCGTCGTCGCAGCACACACCGAGCCTGGTGGTGTCGGTACCGCTGTCTACGGCTACCGTACCTGGAGTTAATCTACCCGCTAGTAACAATAGTAACAGTAGCAGCCATaccggcagtagcagcagcagcagcagcagtagcaacgtTAATCATAGCGCTAGTAGCAATAGCAACAGTACACCGAACATTGTCTCACCAGGACATCACCAAGGTAGCGATCgaggtggcggcggcggcggcagccacatcaacaacaacaacaacagcaatagTAACAGTGGTGGCAAtagcaacttgtaccaacagaTTTCACACCGGGCAGGTGATCAGTTGATG AATGCCAGCACGAACCGCTCTAGTCCCGTGATCCAGCAGCAATCGACGGCTCAGAACATCATTcagtcgtcttcgtcgtcctcctccaccgccggttcctcgtcgtcgtccacaTCCGGCCCTTCGATCGGTCACCATCATCTCGAACGGCAGTCACCGTCGATGCGCTCGTCCCCGGCCGGCGTGACGACCGGTGGTGCCAACGTTATAACCTCCCTGCACCACAGCCAGTCACAGCAGCCGGATCTGCTTTCGCCTGCGGGCGGCGGCGCTACGGTGCTGCAAAGTGTGTCGCCCGTGCCGATGAGTACGATCCAACGCACCTCCTCACCGTCGACACTGCACGCGGGTGACAATagcagcagcggtggcggcggcggaggaTTAAAGTTTGGCTACGAAAAGCAAGCGCCTACGACGAACGCACGGATAGCGGCCCTGCAGGAGGAGGAAGCGTCCACCGGCCGGCGGTCCAG ATCACACTCGCGAGAACGTAGTGGTGGCAATGGTGGAAACAACTCTACCGGTGGTGCCGGTAACACCggcgtcggtggtggtgtttctagtggtggtagtggtggtggtggaaaaacTCGTACATCCAAAAAGCGttcacagcaacagcagcaacaacagcagcaacaacaacaacagtccCAATTACCACCAGATCGTGGATCACCTTCGATCGGGATAGAATCCTCAGCAAGCGGTGGATCGCATCGCCGTGGGTCGTCTCCATCACCTTCACGACGTTCTTCccatggcggtggtggcggtagtGGGCAGTCCTACTCGTACGGACCGGCCGTGGATCGTAATGTCGATGACCACTCACCATCACAGTATCATCCATCGTCGTCCGGTGGTAGTAATGCGCCCGCGGCCGGCGGTAACAATGCCAGCAACAATGGTAGCGTGCTCTCGATGGCAGCAGGAACCGGATCCGCCACAGCGTCGGTGGTCGTGGGAAACTCTTCCTCCCAGAACagccaccatcatcaacatttGACAcctcaccagcagcagcaacaacaacaacagcaacattctcaccaccatcaccaccaccagccgcagcagcagcagcagcagcaccatcaccaacagcatcatcaacatcaccaACATTCGCACCATCAGCAACATTCCGCTGCGATGGGCGACAAGCTTTCGTCGGGCGGTGGTACTTCTGCCGCACCGTCGTCGCTTCACTATTCCACGGGCAGTTCGCATTCTGCTTCGTCGCAGCATTCATCTAGTGCAATTGCAAACAGTAACGCTTCGAATGTAACATCTACCATTTCATCTGTCGCTTCCAATACCGGGCCTGgggctactgctgctgctgctgctgccgctgcttctGTTGCCACATCTTCAATCGCTTCAATGTCTGCTTCCTCTTCTACTTCCTCTACTGCCCACTCTAACAATTCTTCCacttctgctgctgccaggAACGATGGTGGATCATCGTCCGCCGGTGTACATCCGGTCATCGAAATGGCGGGCAGTCACGGTGGATCACAGAGctaccagcaccagcaccaccaccaccacactagTGGTGGGATCATTTCCGGCTACTCTCAAAACGCTAGCAGCAACAGTAGCGCCAGTATTAAATCTCATCAAAACACCAATAACGGTAGCAACATGGAAAGCTttcaccaacagcagcagcaccaccaccatcatcaacaacaacagtatcACGGAGGCGGTTCTGGTTCGCACAGTGTGCTGTCGGGCAGTGgcaacagcggcaacagtAGTATTAGTATTAGTAGCAACAGTAACAACCTTAGTAGCAATAATAACACCTCCACtatcactaccaccaccactaccaacaCCAcaaacatcaccaccaccagcaacagcagtagcaatAGTGGCAACAACAGTAACAGTAaaaacaccaccatcatcagtaGCAATAGCGGCAACCTGAGTGGCACCGCCGGCAACAGTAATACTAACAACAGCACCGGAAGCAACCATAATCTATctaacagtagcagcagcagcagtagcggcgGTACCATCGTAACAGCGGCTGCCAATCCGAACAAAAAGCACCGGGGGGCTTCGCATCATCCATCAATCGTTGAACTTTCGCCATCGCCATCTACTTCCAGAACGCCGGAAATGATCGTATCCAGCGGCGGTGTCCCTTACAGCATGAGCTCGACGATGACGGCGGCCTCTTCCTCGTCGTACGGTGGTAGTTccggtggaggaggaggagggctAAAGTTCTCGTACGAGGCTCAGCCCACGAACCCGTTGGCCGCAGTATCGACCGCATCGATGATGGGCAGTAGCGGCAGCGTGATTGCGGCCCCGCAGGTCAAGGATTCTCCCCCGAGCTCGCCCGGATCGGATGCGGGCGGCAGTACCGCCGGCACAGCGATCGTTAGCGGTCGGGGAACGAAACGCAACCGTAAGATGTCTTCAAATGCGGCGGCCGTGAACAGTGGTGCCGGGGCAGTGCCAACGACATCGGTAGCAGGACAGACCGGTGGACCATCGATTGTGCCGGCTTCGATCGTGGCTGGTGGAAGCGCCGATGCCAAGGATGGCAAACTGTTTCAGAACGGAGGCAGCAGTAGTGCGGCCGCCGGCGGTTCGGTCGTGTCGGCTACCCATATGTTGGGTAATCAGCTGAATCCGAGCAGTAGCGTGGCGCAGAAAATGTCCGACCAGCTGAGCATGGAGATCGAGGCGCACGCGTACGTACCCGGTCCGATCGATGCGGTGCCGACACTGATGGGACCACAGTTCCCGGGAAAG aatCGCACAAACAATTCCCAATCGATGCCTGTGGGAGCGGGAGGTGGCGGTAACTCGTTAAGCTCGATGCTAACGGGCGGTGCTACGGCGACGGCGAACGGGAACACTCCGCAAAGCTTGGAGCAACTGCTGGAGCGGCAATGGGAACAAGGATCTCAGTTTCTTATGGAACAAGCGCAACACTTCGACA TTGCCTCTCTGCTGTCCTGTCTCCATCAGCTGCGGAGCGAGAACATTCGGCTGGAAGAGCACGTCAACAATTTGGTCGCACGAAGAGATCATCTGTTAGCGGTCAATGCTCGTTTGGCTATACCGTTGAACCCTACGGCGGCGCTGGGCGGTGTTGGAATGATCGGAGGATCGGGCGGATCGGGTCCCGGTGCCGGCGGGGCAGCGACCGGTGGCGCCGGTGTCGGTGGTGCTGGTATCGGATCTCTGCCAG